The proteins below are encoded in one region of Puntigrus tetrazona isolate hp1 chromosome 5, ASM1883169v1, whole genome shotgun sequence:
- the paqr3a gene encoding progestin and adipoQ receptor family member 3a, with the protein MPSAKLLKNAQYIELGSYQYWPVLVPRGIRLYTYEQVPGFLRENPYITDGYRAYLTSRLCIKSIFILSNETVNIWSHLLGFFLFFTLGVYDLLAVLPMLRASREDYVIFSISLFCFQVCMLCSVGYHLFCCHRSEKTSRRWMALDYAGISIGIIGCYVPGVFYAFYCNNYWRQVYLVTVLAMMLAVFFAQIHPHYLTKKWQKLRSVIFCAVAGYGLIPTFHWIWLSGGFSSDIVQEFVPRVLIMYVLAVAAIIFYMSKVPERYFPGQLNYLGSSHQVWHILVVLMFYWWHQSALFITNYRHAHPCSDHPLHS; encoded by the exons ATGCCATCCGCAAAGCTGCTAAAGAATGCCCAATACATTGAACTGGGCAGTTACCAGTATTGGCCAGTTCTGGTGCCCAGAGGAATACGCCTGTACACTTATGAGCAGGTGCCGGGATTCCTGCGGGAAAATCCTTATATCACTGATGGATACAGAGCCTATCTGACCTCTAGACTTTGCATTAAAAG catttttattctGTCTAATGAGACCGTAAACATTTGGAGTCATCTGTTGGGGTTCTTCCTGTTCTTCACGCTGGGAGTTTATGACTTGTTGGCAGTGCTGCCTATGTTAAGAGCGTCCAGAGAGGACTATGTCATTTTCTCCATAAGCCTCTTCTGCTTCCAG GTGTGCATGCTGTGTTCTGTGGGCTATCACCTGTTCTGCTGCCACCGTTCCGAAAAAACCAGCCGCCGCTGGATGGCACTGGATTATGCTGGGATCTCCATAGGAATCATAGGCTGTTATGTTCCAGGAGTGTTCTATGCGTTCTACTGCAATAAC TACTGGCGGCAGGTGTACCTGGTAACCGTTCTGGCCATGATGCTGGCAGTGTTCTTCGCCCAGATACACCCTCATTACTTGACCAAGAAGTGGCAGAAGCTTCGCTCTGTTATATTCTGTGCTGTGGCAGGATATGGCCTCATCCCCACCTTTCATTGGATCTGGCTCAGTGGGGGTTTCAGCTCAGACATAGTCCAG gaATTTGTTCCCAGAGTACTAATAATGTATGTACTTGCTGTAGCTGCCATCATCTTCTACATGTCCAAAGTTCCAGAGCGTTATTTTCCAG GTCAGCTGAACTACTTAGGCTCCAGCCACCAGGTCTGGCACATATTGGTGGTGCTCATGTTCTACTGGTGGCATCAGTCTGCACTTTTCATAACCAACTATCGACACGCTCATCCTTGCTCAGACCACCCTCTTCATTCCTAG